The genomic interval TGCCGTTGCGGGACAATATTCCAGCCCGCCGACCCCCTGTTGTAACCGTTTCCCTCATCATCGTCAACGCGGCGGCGTTTCTCCACCTGTGGAGCCAGGGGGACCGGCGTTTCGAGCGGGCGGTCTGGGCCCTGGGCTTTGTGCCGGCGCGGCTGTATGCCGCCATCCACGATCCCGGAACCGATCCCGGCGTCTGGCTGACGTCCCTCAGCTCCATGTTCCTCCACGGTGGCTGGCTGCACCTTCTGGCCAACATGTGGATGCTGTGGATCTTCGGCGACAATGTGGAAGACCGGCTGGGCCGCGGCCGCTATCTGGTCTTCTACCTGGCTTGCGGGCTGGCCGCGGTGGCGGCTCAGTATCTGGCGCGACCACTGGCGCCGGTGCCCCTGGTTGGCGCCAGCGGCGCCATTGCCGGGGTGCTGGGCGCCTATCTCCTGCTCTTT from Thermodesulfobacteriota bacterium carries:
- a CDS encoding rhomboid family intramembrane serine protease, whose translation is MLPLRDNIPARRPPVVTVSLIIVNAAAFLHLWSQGDRRFERAVWALGFVPARLYAAIHDPGTDPGVWLTSLSSMFLHGGWLHLLANMWMLWIFGDNVEDRLGRGRYLVFYLACGLAAVAAQYLARPLAPVPLVGASGAIAGVLGAYLLLFPRARILTLVPIFIFFYFVELPAVLFLGLWLLVQFLNGTAQMTAGAPA